The Stappia sp. genome window below encodes:
- a CDS encoding DUF1513 domain-containing protein: MRSTATERALDRRQVLTGAAATALALVLPGAARGQAGAGPSLQDDPLFVAARRQADGSHAVVVTGLDGLDRQVIPLPARGHDVAQCPVSGRCLAFARRPGTFAVLFDPAGRRPPETIQAVAGRHFYGHGAFSPDGRLAYATENDYAAARGVIGVYDVSGETVRRIGEFDSGGTGPHDLLPMPDGRRLVVANGGIETHPERGREKLNIATMRPNVSLIDRESGEIVARVEAPAVLHKLSLRHMAVTDAGRVWIGGQHQGGAEETPPLMASFDATRERLTFHDVPADLSGRLANYVGSVSASHDGTVIAASCPRAGRVLYFAGGDGRFLGSQQRADACGVAPLDRTGFLLSDGSGALLESTGPQTRPLLVAARPGVAWDNHLVAVRPVTDG, translated from the coding sequence ATGCGCTCGACGGCGACTGAGCGCGCCCTCGACCGGCGGCAGGTGCTCACCGGCGCGGCGGCCACGGCCCTGGCGCTTGTGCTGCCCGGCGCGGCGCGCGGCCAGGCGGGGGCGGGGCCGTCGTTGCAGGACGATCCGCTGTTCGTCGCCGCGCGCCGGCAGGCGGACGGATCGCATGCGGTGGTCGTCACCGGGCTCGACGGTCTGGACCGTCAGGTCATTCCCTTGCCCGCGCGCGGGCATGACGTCGCCCAATGTCCGGTGAGCGGGCGCTGTCTTGCCTTCGCCCGCCGTCCGGGCACCTTCGCGGTCCTGTTCGATCCGGCCGGCCGCCGGCCGCCTGAGACCATCCAGGCGGTCGCGGGGCGGCATTTCTACGGTCACGGCGCCTTCTCGCCCGACGGGCGGCTCGCCTATGCGACGGAAAACGATTACGCCGCGGCGCGCGGCGTGATCGGCGTCTATGATGTCTCCGGGGAAACGGTCCGGCGCATCGGCGAGTTCGACAGCGGCGGCACGGGACCGCACGATCTCCTGCCGATGCCGGACGGGCGTCGGCTGGTGGTGGCCAATGGCGGGATCGAGACCCATCCCGAGCGCGGCCGGGAGAAACTCAACATCGCGACGATGCGCCCCAATGTGAGCCTGATCGACCGGGAGAGCGGCGAGATCGTCGCCCGCGTCGAGGCCCCGGCGGTGCTGCACAAGCTGTCGCTGCGCCACATGGCGGTGACGGACGCGGGGCGCGTGTGGATCGGCGGGCAGCACCAGGGCGGCGCGGAGGAGACGCCGCCGCTCATGGCCTCCTTCGATGCGACCCGCGAGCGGCTGACATTTCACGACGTGCCGGCGGATTTGTCGGGCCGGCTCGCCAATTACGTCGGATCGGTTTCGGCGAGCCATGACGGCACGGTGATCGCCGCTTCCTGTCCGCGCGCCGGCCGGGTGCTGTATTTTGCCGGGGGCGACGGGCGATTCCTGGGCAGCCAGCAGCGTGCCGACGCCTGTGGCGTCGCGCCGCTCGACCGAACCGGCTTTCTGCTTTCCGACGGATCCGGCGCGCTGCTGGAGAGCACGGGGCCGCAGACGCGGCCGCTGCTCGTCGCGGCCCGGCCGGGGGTCGCCTGGGACAACCATCTGGTCGCCGTGCGCCCCGTGACGGACGGCTGA
- a CDS encoding ACT domain-containing protein, translating into MSTTSLVATVIADDRPGLVQRLADVIAAHDGNWIESSMARLAGEFAGIVRIEAPSDRADALEAGLRALEADGIHTTLRRSDTARESHGQHARISIVCQDHAGIVHALSAALAERQVSITHLETEVFAGSMSGERMFRAELDVVLPVDLDTRALAETLEDLAGDLMAEIDFADIG; encoded by the coding sequence ATGTCCACCACCTCTCTTGTCGCCACCGTGATCGCCGACGACCGGCCGGGGCTCGTCCAGCGGCTGGCGGATGTCATCGCCGCCCATGACGGCAACTGGATCGAAAGCTCGATGGCGCGGCTCGCCGGCGAGTTCGCCGGCATCGTGCGCATCGAGGCGCCGAGCGACAGGGCGGACGCGCTGGAAGCCGGCCTGCGGGCGCTGGAGGCGGACGGCATCCATACCACCTTGCGGCGCAGCGACACGGCGCGGGAATCGCACGGCCAGCACGCGCGCATCTCCATCGTCTGTCAGGATCACGCCGGCATCGTGCATGCCCTGTCGGCGGCCCTGGCCGAGCGCCAGGTCAGCATCACCCATCTGGAGACGGAGGTCTTCGCCGGCTCCATGAGCGGCGAACGCATGTTCCGCGCCGAACTGGACGTCGTGCTGCCGGTCGACCTCGACACGCGCGCGCTGGCCGAGACGCTGGAGGATCTCGCCGGCGACCTGATGGCCGAGATCGACTTCGCCGACATCGGCTAG
- a CDS encoding cupin domain-containing protein, with protein MALQDTTPIMRTAAAPSAVALPGLAHAVPTTLPLAPAPIDPDWILEGAPQARAAQIAHAADGRATLSVWDCTRGRFHWYFGGDEAVHILDGAVNVTGPDGRTRHLVAGDAAWFPAGTWFEWDVPEYVRKVAFCHDPVPAVARLPLRVWGRLGRIAARVLRGRRTRAPGGRTPA; from the coding sequence ATGGCACTTCAGGACACCACCCCGATCATGCGGACCGCGGCGGCTCCTTCCGCCGTCGCCCTGCCGGGTCTTGCCCATGCGGTCCCGACCACGCTGCCCCTGGCACCGGCCCCGATCGATCCCGATTGGATCCTGGAGGGCGCGCCGCAGGCGCGCGCGGCGCAGATCGCACACGCCGCAGACGGCCGCGCCACGCTGTCGGTGTGGGACTGCACGCGCGGACGTTTCCACTGGTATTTCGGCGGCGACGAGGCGGTCCACATTCTGGACGGCGCGGTGAATGTCACCGGTCCCGACGGCCGGACGCGGCATCTGGTCGCGGGCGACGCGGCGTGGTTTCCCGCCGGCACGTGGTTCGAGTGGGATGTGCCGGAGTATGTCCGCAAGGTCGCCTTCTGCCACGATCCGGTGCCAGCCGTCGCGCGGCTGCCGCTCAGGGTCTGGGGCAGGCTCGGGCGCATCGCCGCGCGGGTCCTGCGCGGTCGCCGTACCCGCGCGCCCGGAGGCCGCACGCCGGCGTGA
- a CDS encoding DUF6732 family protein, with the protein MMRHKTARHALSALLAATAMTPATAQAHLGHVGELAGHSHWVGVAAVAAAAALAAGLAIAGRRKGEKSADAEADAADKAGDPAEEGAA; encoded by the coding sequence ATGATGCGGCACAAGACGGCACGCCATGCGCTGTCGGCACTCCTGGCGGCGACGGCGATGACGCCGGCGACCGCGCAGGCTCACCTCGGGCATGTGGGGGAACTCGCCGGACACTCGCATTGGGTCGGGGTCGCCGCGGTCGCGGCCGCCGCCGCCCTGGCCGCGGGGCTCGCCATCGCCGGACGGCGCAAGGGCGAAAAGAGCGCCGATGCGGAGGCCGACGCGGCGGACAAGGCCGGCGATCCGGCCGAAGAAGGGGCGGCGTGA
- a CDS encoding imelysin family protein: MIRAPKRRRPALAPVLTGLVRTGLVLAGMALATGPGAARAQTASETARPDYAALIPALVREVAVPATEALEARLRDLRGRIDDVCAAEAGEAARDAFRDAFAGAVAAQGRLAVLRFGALAEDTRLERLAFVPDRRNVVWRQVTRLTASRDPGATDPDVLRDKSVALQGLTALEWIAFGGDGEVRLAAEADDGFACAYARALGARLSDLALEIRTAYETPTGQTAQLLAPGPDNALAQTEKAAAGFAFNQLTTSLSLMADQVLTPVLEPGPAEARAARAPFARSHLAARHLAASIDGFAEALRRAGYTRAAPDLAWMDNTLAFEAKNAGRALAALPADLAVALADEDDRQRLIYVRAILTGLQSMVGGQLAGALDFEGGFNALDGD; the protein is encoded by the coding sequence ATGATCCGTGCCCCAAAACGTCGCCGGCCCGCGCTGGCGCCCGTGCTGACCGGACTTGTGCGGACCGGACTCGTGCTGGCCGGGATGGCGCTTGCCACGGGTCCCGGCGCGGCGCGCGCGCAGACCGCGTCCGAGACGGCAAGGCCCGATTACGCGGCGCTGATCCCGGCGCTGGTGCGCGAGGTCGCCGTGCCGGCCACCGAGGCGCTGGAGGCGCGCCTGCGCGACTTGCGCGGGCGCATCGATGATGTCTGCGCTGCCGAGGCCGGCGAGGCGGCCCGCGACGCCTTTCGGGACGCCTTTGCCGGGGCGGTCGCCGCGCAAGGCCGCCTGGCCGTCCTGCGCTTCGGCGCGCTTGCCGAGGATACCCGGCTGGAGCGCCTCGCCTTCGTGCCCGACCGGCGCAACGTGGTGTGGCGTCAGGTGACCCGGCTCACCGCCAGCCGCGATCCCGGTGCCACCGATCCCGACGTGCTGCGCGACAAGAGCGTCGCTCTGCAGGGCCTGACGGCGCTGGAATGGATCGCCTTCGGCGGCGATGGCGAGGTGCGGCTCGCGGCGGAGGCCGACGACGGCTTCGCCTGTGCCTATGCCCGCGCGCTGGGGGCGCGCCTGAGCGATCTCGCGTTGGAAATCCGCACCGCCTATGAAACGCCGACCGGCCAGACCGCGCAGCTTCTCGCGCCGGGACCGGACAACGCGCTCGCGCAAACCGAGAAGGCGGCCGCCGGCTTCGCCTTCAACCAGCTGACGACGAGCCTGTCGCTGATGGCCGATCAGGTGCTGACGCCGGTCCTGGAGCCGGGCCCGGCCGAGGCGCGCGCCGCGCGCGCGCCCTTTGCCCGCTCCCATCTCGCCGCCCGGCATCTTGCGGCCTCGATCGACGGCTTCGCCGAGGCGCTCCGCCGTGCAGGCTACACCAGGGCGGCGCCCGACCTGGCGTGGATGGACAACACGCTCGCCTTCGAGGCGAAGAACGCGGGCCGGGCGCTCGCGGCTTTGCCGGCCGATCTCGCGGTGGCGTTGGCGGATGAGGACGACCGTCAGCGTCTCATCTATGTCCGTGCCATCCTGACCGGGCTTCAGTCGATGGTCGGCGGGCAACTGGCCGGGGCGCTGGACTTCGAGGGGGGCTTCAATGCGCTCGACGGCGACTGA
- a CDS encoding sirohydrochlorin chelatase, with protein sequence MADLVGETPAGEKLGLMICGHGSRNRGAVQEFAQLAEGLRSRFPGWPVEYGYLEFANPVIKDGLDKLREAGCTRILAVPGMLFAAGHAKNDIPSVLNTYQAQNPGVTIDYGRELAVDPRMIRAAGARIQEALDAAESDVPLHETLLMVVGRGASDPDANSNVAKITRMLWEGFGFGWAETCYSGVTFPLVEPGLEHAARLGYKRIVVFPYFLFSGVLVSRIYNRTDEVAERHPDIEFLKAGYLNDHPQVIDTMADRVQEILQGANLMNCQMCKYREQVLGFEADVGRPQESHHHHVEGLGPEAECQLCDVTCTGACEKEPRGHHHHHHHGHGHDHDHDHGHAHGHDHAHDHDHHHPPYPHADHPLGPKSMRREG encoded by the coding sequence ATGGCGGATCTTGTCGGAGAAACGCCGGCGGGCGAAAAGCTCGGCCTGATGATCTGCGGCCACGGCAGCCGCAATCGCGGTGCGGTGCAGGAATTCGCGCAGCTCGCCGAAGGCCTGCGCAGCCGCTTTCCCGGCTGGCCGGTCGAATACGGCTACCTGGAGTTTGCCAATCCGGTGATCAAGGACGGCCTCGACAAATTGCGCGAGGCCGGATGCACCCGCATCCTCGCCGTTCCGGGCATGCTCTTTGCCGCCGGTCACGCCAAGAACGATATTCCGTCGGTGCTCAACACCTATCAGGCGCAGAACCCGGGCGTGACCATCGACTACGGTCGCGAGCTCGCCGTCGATCCGCGCATGATCCGCGCGGCCGGGGCGCGCATCCAGGAGGCGCTGGACGCCGCCGAAAGCGACGTGCCGCTGCATGAAACGCTGCTGATGGTCGTCGGACGCGGCGCCTCGGACCCGGACGCCAATTCCAACGTCGCCAAGATCACCCGCATGCTGTGGGAGGGCTTCGGCTTCGGTTGGGCGGAGACCTGCTATTCTGGCGTGACCTTTCCGCTGGTGGAGCCCGGGCTCGAGCATGCCGCACGGCTCGGCTACAAGCGCATCGTCGTCTTCCCGTACTTTCTGTTTTCCGGGGTCCTGGTCTCGCGGATCTACAACCGCACCGACGAGGTGGCAGAGCGCCATCCCGACATCGAGTTCCTCAAGGCCGGCTATCTGAACGACCACCCGCAGGTGATCGACACGATGGCCGACCGTGTGCAGGAGATCCTGCAGGGCGCCAACCTGATGAACTGCCAGATGTGCAAGTACCGCGAACAGGTGCTCGGATTCGAGGCGGACGTCGGGCGGCCGCAGGAAAGCCATCACCACCATGTCGAGGGGCTGGGCCCGGAGGCCGAATGCCAGCTTTGCGATGTGACCTGCACCGGCGCCTGCGAGAAGGAGCCGCGCGGGCATCATCACCACCACCATCACGGGCATGGCCACGATCATGATCACGACCACGGGCACGCGCATGGCCACGACCATGCCCACGATCACGACCATCACCATCCGCCCTATCCCCATGCGGATCACCCGCTCGGGCCGAAATCCATGAGGCGGGAGGGGTGA